Part of the Deinococcus fonticola genome, GTGCTCGCATTCATCACGAAGTAAGCCCCCGACTTTCCCAGGCATGTCTGTCTTTATAACTTGTTGAAGGTGCCCTGGCTCGCCTGGACACCTTCAACCTCACTGATCATTGCCTCTGGCTGTTACCGTTGGCACCCCGCCCAGATCTCGTCGGCGAGCGGCCCGACCTCCTGCCCACGCCGCAGGGCATCGACGAAGGCGCTGGCGACGACCACGCCGTCAGCGACCTGCGCGACGCTGTGGGCGGTGGCGGCGTCCTTCACGCCGAAACCCACCGCCACCGGCACCCGGCTGTACTGTTTCGCCTGGGCCAGCATAGCGGGCACCTCACCCAGCGCACTGCCCTCGCGGGCACCGGTCACGCCAACGACACTGACGGCGTAGACGAACCCCGTACAGGCTTCGGCGACCAGCTTCACACGCTCCGGGGTGCTGGTCGGCGCGATCAGGAAAGTGACGGCCAGGCCGTACTCGGCGGCCAGGTCAGCGATTTCGAGATCCTGATCCGGGGGCAGGTCGGGCAGAATCAGGCCGTCCACCCCGGCGTCGGCGGCCAGGCGCATGAATTCACGCGGGCCGACCGCGTAGATCGGGTTGACATAGGTCATCAGGGCGATGGGCGTGTCGTGGCGCTGCCGCAGTTCTTTGACGAGCTGAAGGCTGCGGCGGGTGCTGGTGCCGCCCGCCAGGGCCTGCTCGCTGGCCTGCTGCATGGTGGGGCCGTCTCCCAGGGGGTCACTGTAGGGGATGCACACCTCCATCAGGTCGGCGTGTGTCAGCAGGTCGTCGGCCACCTGGGGGAAAGTGGCCGCACTGGGATACCCGGCGGTCATGCAGGGCATGAAGGCGGCCCGCCCGGCGGCCTCGGCACGCTCGAACGCGGCGCGAATGCGCTGCACCCCCCGGTTGGTCGTGCTGCTGGGGGCCGTGGTACCAGGGGCGGTGTTGCTGGGGGCGGTGTCGCTGGGGGTTGAAGTGGCACTCATGCGAAGACCTCCTCGCGTCTGGCCGGGCCAGGGGTGAACTCCTGCGCCCCACCCTGCCTTTCCAGTTCCAGCAGGCGCATGACCTCGGCCACGTCCTTGTCGCCGCGCCCGGAGAGGTTCACGACGATCACCTGATCGTGGCGCATGCTGCGGGCCAGCTCGACCGCGTGGTACACCGCGTGGGCCGACTCGATGGCCGGAATCAGGCCCTCCAGGCGCGTCAGCAGCTGGAAGGCTTCGAGGGCCTGCGC contains:
- the trpA gene encoding tryptophan synthase subunit alpha encodes the protein MSATSTPSDTAPSNTAPGTTAPSSTTNRGVQRIRAAFERAEAAGRAAFMPCMTAGYPSAATFPQVADDLLTHADLMEVCIPYSDPLGDGPTMQQASEQALAGGTSTRRSLQLVKELRQRHDTPIALMTYVNPIYAVGPREFMRLAADAGVDGLILPDLPPDQDLEIADLAAEYGLAVTFLIAPTSTPERVKLVAEACTGFVYAVSVVGVTGAREGSALGEVPAMLAQAKQYSRVPVAVGFGVKDAATAHSVAQVADGVVVASAFVDALRRGQEVGPLADEIWAGCQR